GGGCCCGAGCGTTGCCCCGAAGGCGTCGGCGAGGCGGGCAAGTTCCCCCTCCGTCACCGTCTCATCGAGCGCGATCGCGACGCCATCGGCGAGCGGGCGGAGATCGAAACCCGCCTCGCACCCGCGCGCGAGCAAGGCGCGGGCATCGCCGGTGATCGCGATGGTATCGAAGAACGCGGGATGGCGGGGGGGAAAGCCCGCGCGCGCGAGCGCCTCGGCGAGGCGGCGGGCCATGCCGTGGACGCGGCCGGCGATCCGGCGCAGCCCCTCCGGCCCGTGCCACATCGCATAGAAAGCCGCGATATTGGCGAGCAGAACCTGCGCCGTGCAGATGTTCGAGGTCGCTTTCTCGCGCCGGATATGCTGCTCGCGGGTCTGAAGCGCGAGGCGGAGCGCGGGCTGCCCTTCCGCATCGACCGAGACCCCGACCAAGCGGCCAGGCATCTGGCGGCGGAAAGCGGCGCGGGTCGCGAAGAAGGCGGCATGCGGGCCGCCGAACCCCATCGGCACGCCAAAGCGCTGCGCCGAGCCGACGACGACATCCGCTCCCATCTCGCCCGGCGGGGTGAGAAGGACGAGGGCCAGCGGGTCGGCGGCAACGATGGCGAGCGCGCCGGCGGCGTGGGCGGCGGCGATCTCGGGGGCGAGATCGCGGAGCGCCCCGGTGGTGCCGGGATATTGCAAGACCACGGCGAATGGCCGCGCCGCTTTGATCGCCGCGGCATCGCCGGGGGCGACATCGATCAGCGTCCAGCCATGGGGTGCGGCGCGCGTTGCCAGCACGGCGCGGGTCTGGGGGTGGAGATCGGCGGCGACAGCGATCGCGGCCGCGTCTTTCGCTTGCGCGACGGCATGCGCCATCGCGACCGCTTCCGCCGCCGCCGTCGCCTCGTCGAGCAGCGAAGCGTTGGCGATCTCCATCCCCGTGAGATCGATGATCATCGTCTGAAAGGCGAGCAGCGCTTCCAGCCGGCCTTGCGAAATTTCCGGCTGGTAAGGGGTGTAGGCGGTGTACCAAGCGGGATTTTCGAGCACGTTGCGCTGGATCACCGGCGGCATGTGCGTCCCGTGATAGCCCTGGCCGATCAGGGGTTTGCGCCCGCCGTTGCGGGCGGCGAGGGCGGCGAGTTCGGCGAGCACGCCGGCCTCGTCGAGCGGCGCGGGAAGCCCTTGCCCGCTTTCTCTCCGGATCTCGCCGGGGATGGTCTCGGCGATCAGATCATCGAGGGTCGCGACACTGATGGCCGCCAGCATCGCGGCCTGATCCGCGGCATTGGTCGCGATATGGCGGCGGGCGAAATCGGAGTCGGAAATCGGCTTGGGCATGGGCGCCTCTGTCGTCAGAGTGTTGCGACCAAGGCGCTATAGGCGGCCTCGTCGAGGAGGGTTGCGAAATCATCCGGGTTGGCCGGGGTGAGGCGGAAGAACCAGCCTTCACCCTCGGGCGCGCGGTTGACCAGTGTCGGATCCTCGACGATGGCGCCATTCACCGCGGCGATGGTGCCCGCGAGCGGGGCATAGACGTCGGACGCCGCTTTGACGCTTTCGACGACGGCACAAGCCTCGCCGGCGGCAACCGCGCGGCCGGGTTCGGGGAGTTCGATGAACACGAGATCGCCGAGCGCGGTTTGCGCATGGTCGGTGATGCCGATGGTGAGGGCGTCACCATCACGGCGCACCCATTCATGATCCTTGGTATAGCGGGTCTCGGTCATGGTTTCCTCAACTGGCGTAACGATGGGGAAGGAAGGGGAGGGGGACGACGCTGGCCGCCAGGGCGCGCTCGCGCACCGAGACGGCGAGCGCAGTGCCGGGTGTCGCGAAGGCGGCGGCGACATAGCCCATGGCGATCGGTGCAGAGAGCGTCGGACTAAAACTGCCGGAGGTGACGCGGCCGATCTCGCGCCCGTCGGCGAGGATCGCAGCCCCACTCCGCGCCGGCGCCCGGCCTTCGAGGCGGAGGCCGATGCGCTTGCGCGCCGGGCCGGCTTGCCACTCGGCCGCGATCGCGGTGCCGCCGGGAAAATCCCAAGCCTCGCGCCGGCGCTTGGCGATCGTCCAGGCCAGGTTTGCTGCGATCGGCGTCGTGGTCTCGTCGATATCCTGGCCGTAAAGGCAGAGCCCGGCTTCGAGCCTGAGCAGATCGCGCGCGCCGAGCCCGGCCGGCAGCACGCCGGGCAGCGCGAGGAGCGTCCGCGCCAATCCCTCCGCCGCCGCCGCCGGGAGCGAAATCTCGACCCCATCCTCGCCGGTATAGCCCGAGCGTGAGACAAGGCAGGGGATGCCGGCGACCCCGCATTCCCTGACCGCCATAAAGCGCAGATCGGCGAGAGCGGGGGCGAGGGGGGCGAGCAGCGTCATTGCTTTCGGCCCCTGGAAAGCGAGCAGCGCGCGTTCGGGATGCGGGGTGAGCGTGACCTCGGGCGGCAGATGGGCGGTGATGTGGGCAAAATCGGCCGCTTTGCGTGCCGCGTTAACGATCAGGAACAGATGATCCTCGGCGAGCCGCGCGACCATCAGATCATCGAGAATGCCGCCCGCCGCATTGGTCAGCAGCGTATAGCGTTGCCGCCCGGGCGCGAGGCCGGCGATATCACCCGGCACCAGCCGCTCGAGGGCCGCCGCCGCCGCCATGCCGCGCAAGCCCGCCTGGCCCATATGCGAGACATCGAACAACGCGGCTTCCTCGCGGCAGGCGCGGTGCTCGGCGAGGATGCCGGCCGGGTAGGAGACCGGCATGGCATAGCCGGCGAACCCGACCATGCGGGCGCCGAGGGCGCGATGCAGCCCATCGAGCGGACTCACATGCAAGGCTTCGGACTCTTCGGTCATCTCAGGCTCCGCTGACGGTCGCGCCGACGCGCTGCCGGCATTTCGACCCCCCTCTGTCGCGGAACCTGAGAGATTGGGCCGCGTGCGGGCGGCCTTACCCCGTCGGTGCGGCGGGCGAGATCCCGCCGGCTTTCCAGAGATCCGAATTCCCGCGCGGCCCTTTTGCCTGAGCGTTTCCGGGGGCCGGTTGCGCCTTCGGCGGCGAGGCCCGGCGCGCGAACAGGTTGGCGGCCGGCCCCACTCTCTCCCGCGCGGGTGGCGCGGACGGCGCCACCATGGCCGATGGCTCGGCAAAGAGCAATCGGCAAATCGAATTTCGCTATCACAAACGCCGCCCCAGGCTTCACGCGAGGCACTGCTCTCTTATCAGACCAAGTTGAATATTTATTGACCGCATCGGATTTTAATGATATATTTCAAAACAAACGAAAAAGAAAAATAAAATAGGGGAATATACGTGCAAGAATCAAAAATACATAATAGCGATACAAAAACCTTGATGCGTTACGACGCTAACAAACGCTCTGCGGTTGTAGCTTATTTACTTTGGTTTTTTGTGGGTTATTTGGGGGCGCACCGATTTTATTTAAATCATGTTGGCTCTGGCGTTGTGATGTTAATATTTTTTTTTCTTTCTATTTTCTTTCTGATTTTCGGTGGAATAGGGAGCATTGGAATGGCTGCGGCCGGAATGGCTGCAGCCGGAGTGGTTGGAACCGGAATGGTAGGCCTAGTGGTTGGCGTGCTTGGAATGGCCATCCTCGTGCTATGGCATTTATTTGATGCTTTTCTCATCCCTGGGATGACTCGGGAATATAATAATCGTTTGATCGCGGAAATCAGCAATTAAAGCGGGTTATGCGCGGCCGGGATCGGATCGCCGAAAGCGCAGGCGATACATCTGGTTCATTAATCGTTGCGTTGCCTACGCGGGAAATGGCGCCTAACGCCAAAAGTGAGCTATTTCAACGTATTGCTAAAGACCCTTCGCTGCTCGCGCATAATGCGGGTCAGAGTGAGCTAAGATTCTGAGTTGGTGCATCTTGCTGTGTCCTCTCTTATGTCGGCACAAAGCCCCATACCGTGCCCAATGATCACGGGACAACCACGAGAGAGAGATCGCACCGCTGATGGCAGTCTACACCGAGGTTTCCGACGAAGCATTGGTCGCGTTTCTCGCGGACTACGCGATCGGCGGGCTGGTCGCGTTTCGTGGCATCGCCGAGGGGGTGGAGAACAGCAATTACGCGCTCCGCACCGAGGCCGGCGATTTCATCCTCACCCTTTATGAAAAACGCGTCGAGCGGGGCGATCTGCCGTGGTTTCTCGGCCTCATGGCGCATCTCGCCGGGCACGGAATCCCCTGTCCGCTGCCGGTCCATGGGCGGGACGGAGTCGCCTTGCGCGAACTTTGTGGCCGGCCGGCGGCGATCACCACGTTTCTCCCCGGGGTCTGGCCGCGCCGGGTCGATATCGCCCATTGCGGCCCGCTCGGGGCGGCGCTGGCGCGGCTGCATCTCGCCGGCGAAGACTATGCGCCGCGCCGCGCCAATGCCCTCGGCCCGGCGAGCTGGGCCGCACTTCTCGCGCGTGCCGCTGATGACGCCGATGGCGTCCGTCCCGGCTTGCGCGCCGAGCTGGAAGGGGCACTCGCGTCCATTCTCGCCGCCTGGCCGGAGCGGCTGCCTTCCGGGCACATCCACGCCGATCTTTTCCCCGATAATGTCTTTTTTCTCGACCGCCGCATCTCCGGCCTGATCGATTTCTACTTCGCCGCGACCGACCTTCTCGCCTATGACCTCGCGGTTTGCCTCAATGCCTGGTGTTTCGAGACCGATTACAGTTTCAACGTCACCAAGGCGCGGGCATTGCTCGCCGCCTATGGCGCGGTGCGGCCGCTTGCTGAGGCCGAGATCGCGGCTTTGCCGGTTTTGTGCCAGGGGGCGGCGCTCCGCTTCGCCCTCACTCGGCTTTATGACTGGATCAACACCCCGGCGGGCGCGCTGGTGACGCGCAAGGACCCGCTCGATTACGTCCGTCGTCTCCGTTTTCACCTCGCAGCGAAAGACGCCAGCGCCTATGGACTCTGAGCCGAAGACCGTCGAGATCTGGACCGATGGCGGCTGCAAGCCCAATCCCGGGCCGGGCGGCTGGGCGGCGATTTTGCGCTTTGGCGCGCATGAGCGGGTGCTTTCCGGCGCCGAAGCCGCGACCACGAACAACCGCATGGAATTGACCGCGGCGGCGGCGGCGCTCGAGGCGTTGTCTCGCCCCTGCCGGGTTGCCCTCTATACCGACAGCGAATACCTGAAAAACGGCATCACCCGCTGGAAAGAGGGCTGGGTGCGGCGCAACTGGCGCAACGCGGCCGGCGATCCGGTGGCCAATATGGATCTCTGGCGGCGGGTGCTTGATGCGGCCGCCCGCCACGAGATCGCTTGGCATTGGGTGCGTGGGCATGCCGGGCATGCGCTGAACGAACGCGCCGATCAGCTCGCGACCGCGGCGCGCGAGCGGCTTATCGCCGGGGACGGCGGTTAGGTCTTGGGGATGGGTTGGCGGGCAATCTTTCCTCCGTCTATGTTTGTCGCCTCTTTTGTCTCTGGCGGAGGCCGTCCATGCTCTCGGGTGATTCCCTGATGTCGCTGCTTTGCCGCCGCGCCGGCGCGCTGGCCGCCGTGTTTGCGCTCGGCGCTTGCACGATCCCGTTCGGCGGCCCTAACCTGCCGCCGGCGCCACATCAGCCGAGTGCGGTGAGCCTTTTTGACGGCAGCTACCAGGGTAAGGTCCGAGCGGTCGGCGCCAATGCCGCCGATTGTCCGAAGAGTGGCTATGGCGTTGCCGAAATCGGCGATGCGACGCTCACCCTCCCCTATCGCCCGGGGGTGATCTTCACCGTTCCCGTCGCTGCCGACGGCACGCTGCATCAAACCGTCGAGGGTACCCGGATCGAAGGAAGGGCGGCGCAGAATCAACTCACTCTGCTGGTCTCCTCCGGCGCCTGCCAGACGCGCTATCGCCTGAGCTATGTCTGGAACCATTCATGAGCCCGGCGGGTAAGGCCGAAGCCGAACCCGGGTCCGCGGGATCAGGGGCGGCCGGCGGGCCATTCACGCTCGCCATCGATATTGGCGGCACCGGGCTCAAGGCTTCGGTGCTCGACCATCGCGGTGAGATGGTGGCGCCGCGCCGCCATGTCCCGACACCACAGCCATGCCCACCGCCCGTTTTGCTCGCGTCCGTCGCCGACATGGTACGAACCCTTCCCGCTTTTCATCGCATCTCGGCCGGCTTCCCCGGCGCCGTGCGCGGCGGCAGGGTGTTGACCGCCCCCAATCTCGGCACCGAAGCCTGGGCCGGATTCCCGCTCGAGGCCGAGCTCGCCAAACGCTTCGACCGACCCGCGCGGGTCTTGAACGATGCCGAGGTGCAAGGGCTCGGGGTGATCAGCGGCGCCGGCATGGAAATGATCCTGACGCTCGGCACCGGCGCCGGGATCGGGATTTTCTTCAACGGCAAGGTCTCGCCGCATATCGAGCTGTCGCAGCACCCGGTGCATAAGAAGCTGACCTACGACATGTTTCTCGGCAAGGAGGCGTTCGAGGCCGTCGGCGTCAAGCGCTGGAACAAGCGGGTGCGCGTGGCGATCGAGATTCTCGCCCGCGTGGTGCTGTTTGACCGGCTTTATATCGGCGGCGGCAACGCCGTTCATATCAAGGGCGATCTGCCCGCCAACGTCACCATCGTCGCCAACGAGGCCGGCATCACTGGCGGCATCGCCCTCTGGCGCGACCCCGCCTGACCCACACGACATCCGAGGAAAGATCACGCCCCCATGCTGTTCGATTTCGCCACCCTCGACGCCAATAACCGCTACAAGCTGCTGGTCTCGACCATCGTCCCGCGCCCGATCGCCTGGGTCGTGACGCTCGATCCCGAAGGTCGGCGCAACGCCGCGCCCTATTCGTTCTTCAACGCCTTTTCCGGCGATCCCCCGGTGGTCTGCATCGGCATCGGCGGCCGCGGCACCGGCAACATCAAGGATACTGGCAACAACATCCGCACCAGCGGCGAATTCGTGGTCAACCTCGTCGCCGCCGAGAACGCCGAGCAGATGAACATCACCGCGATCGAGTTCGGCCGCGAGGTCGACGAGCTGACCGAGGCCGGGCTGACGACGCTGCCTTCGGTCAAGGTCAAGCCGCCACGCATCAAGGAAAGCCCGGTCGCGCTCGAGTGCGAACGCTTCACCACCCTCGAGATCGGCCATGAGCGCGCGCTCGTCCTCGGCCGGGTGCTCGCGATGCATATCCGCGACGACGCCGTGCTCGATGCGCAGAAATGCTACATCGATACCCCGAAGCTCGACCTCATCGGCCGCATGCATGGCCGTGGCTGGTACGCCCGCACCAGCGATCGCTTCGAAATGCCGCGCATCAACGAGACGGATTGGACGCGGCGGGGGGGATGAAGCGCGGCAGGCCGACCGAAACCGCGGCGCCACCGACGATGAGGGCGGCGGCCAGCACCAGCGCCGCGCCGGCCCGCGCCTCGCCGCAGACGATCAAAAGCCCGGTCGACAGCAGCGGTGTCGCGTAAGACAGCGTCCCCAGCGCCGCGAGGTCACCGTGCTTGGTCGCGTGATCCCAAAAGAAAAACGCGAGCCCGACCGGGCCGAGCCCGAGCCCGAGAAGCGCCATCCATTCGCCCCCGCGCGGCGCGATGCTGGGCTCGACGGCGAGATGCACCAGCGCCGCGGCGAGTGCGACCAGACCGCTGACCCCGGCGATGAGATCACTCGGCACGGCGCGCAGGCGGCGATTGGCAACCGAATACGCCGCCCAGGTGAGCGCCGCGGCAAACGCGCAGGCATAGCCAAGCGCACTGCCGCGCCCGGCCGCTCCCACGCCTGCGAGAACGATCAGCGCCGTCCCGGTAAGCCCGATCGTCGCCCCCGCGACATGCCGCGCCCGCAGCCTCTCGCCGGGCAGGAGGGCGGAAAACAGCACGATGAGCAGCGGCCAGAGATAGTTGATCAGGCTCGCCTCCGCCGCCGGCGCTTGATCGAGGGCGATGAAATAGAACGCGTGATAGGCAAAAATCCCGGCGAATCCGAGCGCCCAGGCCCGCCAGTCCTGGCGCAATCGCGCGAGCCGCCGGCGCGCGGCCAGCATGACTAAGCCTGCCGCAAACGCGATGGCGAAGCTGAGCGCCAGCGTCTCGAACGGCGGCAGGCGCCGCGTTACCACCGCGAGCGCGGCGAGGCTCGACCACAGCAGGATGGCGAGGCCGCCGGTTGCCGTCGCCCGGCTCACCGGCAACCCACAGAGCCGCACTTGATCGCCATGCTGGACGCTCCTAACAACGCCTATGGGACTCGCGAGACGCTACCGCGACCGGAGGAAACCCGCCATGCTCGATGACGAAGACCTGCCCAAGCCGCCGCGCCAGCGGCTCGCCCCCCTTTCTCTCGATTCCCTCGGAATCGCCGAACTGCGTGCCTATATCGCCGAACTCCAGGGGGAAATCGCCCGCACTGAGGCCGAAATCAGCCGCAAGGAACGCCATCGTGACGCCGTCGAGGGGTTGTTCCGGACGAGAGGGCACCGCCCAACGGAATAAAAGTTTTTTGGTTCTTTTTTTCAAAAAAGAACCTTTTTTCCTTTTTCTATCGCGGCGCTGCGGTCGGGTCGATCCAGCCGACATGGCCATCCTCGCGGCGATAGACGACGTTGAGTTCGCCGCTGGCGCTGTTGCGGAACATCAAGACCGGCTGATCCTCGAGATCCATGCGCATGACCGCCTCGCCGACCGAGAGCAGGTTGATTTCCGCCGGCGTCTCGGCGATCACCGTCGCATAGGCGCCGCTCACGGCATCGCTGGCCTCGCCATTGCCCTCCATCTCCTCTTCCTCGCGCAGCACATAGCGCCGCGCCGCTTCCGGGCGGGCGCGATTGGCGAGATCGCGGGCGTGTTCGTTGACCCGCCGGCGATAGCGGCGCAGCCGCTTGGCGATGTGCTCGGCGGCATCGTCGAAGGCGGCATGCGCGTCCGCCGCTTCGCCCTCGGCGCGCAAGAGCAGGCCGCGTCCGGCATGAAGATTGATATCACAGGTGAAGAAGCTCCGCGCCCGGCCGAACGTCACATGCGCCTCGAGCGCCCGGTCGAAATATTTCCCGACGATGGTGCCGAGCTGCTCCGATACCCGCAGACGCAACGCATCCGACAACTCGACCTGCTTGCCCGAAACCGTGATCTCCATCGCTTTCACCCTTTCACCAGGTTATTGCCCCAGGATATAATGAGATTGCGCCGGCGATATCCGAAATTTTACCTATACCAACTCCGCTTTCTCGCGCCGGCGCTGCACGGAACCTGGGATTTTCAGCGCTTCGCGGTATTTGGCCACGGTTCGGCGGGCAATGTCCACGCCTTCGCTGCGTAACGCCGCCACCAGCGCGTCGTCGGAGAGAACGGCCCCCGGCGCCTCGGCATCGATCAGCGCCCGGATGCGGTGGCGGATCGCCTCGGCGCTGTGGCTTTCGCCGGTGGTGCCGGCGATCGCCGTCGTGAAAAAATATTTCAGTTCGAACGTCCCGCGCGGGGTTGCGATGTATTTATTGGCGGTGACGCGGCTCACCGTGCTCTCGTGCAGTTCG
This portion of the Acidibrevibacterium fodinaquatile genome encodes:
- the gcvH gene encoding glycine cleavage system protein GcvH; translation: MTETRYTKDHEWVRRDGDALTIGITDHAQTALGDLVFIELPEPGRAVAAGEACAVVESVKAASDVYAPLAGTIAAVNGAIVEDPTLVNRAPEGEGWFFRLTPANPDDFATLLDEAAYSALVATL
- the gcvT gene encoding glycine cleavage system aminomethyltransferase GcvT yields the protein MTEESEALHVSPLDGLHRALGARMVGFAGYAMPVSYPAGILAEHRACREEAALFDVSHMGQAGLRGMAAAAALERLVPGDIAGLAPGRQRYTLLTNAAGGILDDLMVARLAEDHLFLIVNAARKAADFAHITAHLPPEVTLTPHPERALLAFQGPKAMTLLAPLAPALADLRFMAVRECGVAGIPCLVSRSGYTGEDGVEISLPAAAAEGLARTLLALPGVLPAGLGARDLLRLEAGLCLYGQDIDETTTPIAANLAWTIAKRRREAWDFPGGTAIAAEWQAGPARKRIGLRLEGRAPARSGAAILADGREIGRVTSGSFSPTLSAPIAMGYVAAAFATPGTALAVSVRERALAASVVPLPFLPHRYAS
- a CDS encoding TM2 domain-containing protein; translation: MQESKIHNSDTKTLMRYDANKRSAVVAYLLWFFVGYLGAHRFYLNHVGSGVVMLIFFFLSIFFLIFGGIGSIGMAAAGMAAAGVVGTGMVGLVVGVLGMAILVLWHLFDAFLIPGMTREYNNRLIAEISN
- a CDS encoding homoserine kinase; translation: MAVYTEVSDEALVAFLADYAIGGLVAFRGIAEGVENSNYALRTEAGDFILTLYEKRVERGDLPWFLGLMAHLAGHGIPCPLPVHGRDGVALRELCGRPAAITTFLPGVWPRRVDIAHCGPLGAALARLHLAGEDYAPRRANALGPASWAALLARAADDADGVRPGLRAELEGALASILAAWPERLPSGHIHADLFPDNVFFLDRRISGLIDFYFAATDLLAYDLAVCLNAWCFETDYSFNVTKARALLAAYGAVRPLAEAEIAALPVLCQGAALRFALTRLYDWINTPAGALVTRKDPLDYVRRLRFHLAAKDASAYGL
- the rnhA gene encoding ribonuclease HI, which encodes MDSEPKTVEIWTDGGCKPNPGPGGWAAILRFGAHERVLSGAEAATTNNRMELTAAAAALEALSRPCRVALYTDSEYLKNGITRWKEGWVRRNWRNAAGDPVANMDLWRRVLDAAARHEIAWHWVRGHAGHALNERADQLATAARERLIAGDGG
- a CDS encoding ROK family protein; translated protein: MSPAGKAEAEPGSAGSGAAGGPFTLAIDIGGTGLKASVLDHRGEMVAPRRHVPTPQPCPPPVLLASVADMVRTLPAFHRISAGFPGAVRGGRVLTAPNLGTEAWAGFPLEAELAKRFDRPARVLNDAEVQGLGVISGAGMEMILTLGTGAGIGIFFNGKVSPHIELSQHPVHKKLTYDMFLGKEAFEAVGVKRWNKRVRVAIEILARVVLFDRLYIGGGNAVHIKGDLPANVTIVANEAGITGGIALWRDPA
- a CDS encoding flavin reductase family protein yields the protein MLFDFATLDANNRYKLLVSTIVPRPIAWVVTLDPEGRRNAAPYSFFNAFSGDPPVVCIGIGGRGTGNIKDTGNNIRTSGEFVVNLVAAENAEQMNITAIEFGREVDELTEAGLTTLPSVKVKPPRIKESPVALECERFTTLEIGHERALVLGRVLAMHIRDDAVLDAQKCYIDTPKLDLIGRMHGRGWYARTSDRFEMPRINETDWTRRGG
- the yddG gene encoding aromatic amino acid exporter YddG, with translation MSRATATGGLAILLWSSLAALAVVTRRLPPFETLALSFAIAFAAGLVMLAARRRLARLRQDWRAWALGFAGIFAYHAFYFIALDQAPAAEASLINYLWPLLIVLFSALLPGERLRARHVAGATIGLTGTALIVLAGVGAAGRGSALGYACAFAAALTWAAYSVANRRLRAVPSDLIAGVSGLVALAAALVHLAVEPSIAPRGGEWMALLGLGLGPVGLAFFFWDHATKHGDLAALGTLSYATPLLSTGLLIVCGEARAGAALVLAAALIVGGAAVSVGLPRFIPPAASNPSR
- a CDS encoding DUF1192 domain-containing protein encodes the protein MLDDEDLPKPPRQRLAPLSLDSLGIAELRAYIAELQGEIARTEAEISRKERHRDAVEGLFRTRGHRPTE
- the hpf gene encoding ribosome hibernation-promoting factor, HPF/YfiA family, with the translated sequence MEITVSGKQVELSDALRLRVSEQLGTIVGKYFDRALEAHVTFGRARSFFTCDINLHAGRGLLLRAEGEAADAHAAFDDAAEHIAKRLRRYRRRVNEHARDLANRARPEAARRYVLREEEEMEGNGEASDAVSGAYATVIAETPAEINLLSVGEAVMRMDLEDQPVLMFRNSASGELNVVYRREDGHVGWIDPTAAPR